The Nitriliruptor alkaliphilus DSM 45188 genome includes a region encoding these proteins:
- a CDS encoding MFS transporter, with protein MRAASGGPVRPALLLIFILLVAANLRAVLAAVGPVLPDIASDLDLSPTEQGILTAVPLAMFALCSPLVHPVAARFGRERTLLGTLLLLGVGVVLRSVPLWGDVPLWAGTAAIGVAVAAANVLLPVLVRGGFDERGAVVSGQYVAVQIVVAATASMLVVPLMVMTGSWRLAVAVWGVLVLAALCAWRPRLIRPTGFGADGEWLPEPSVRVWRSPLAWQVAGYFGLQSACFYVLMYWLPSVEQDMGVGAATAGAHLAVLLVTGVAATLVVPPLLANRRDHRLVAAAAPVILLVAISGLAVAPSLAVVWAGIAGFALSASLVISLALINDRTSRSHVTSRLSSMVQGTAYTGVVLLLIAAGLVREFVGPGSHVLGLVALASVATILLAPWVGRDRTLDAAVTRS; from the coding sequence ATGAGAGCGGCGAGCGGGGGCCCTGTCCGCCCCGCGCTGCTCCTCATCTTCATCCTGCTGGTGGCGGCCAACCTGCGCGCCGTGCTCGCAGCGGTCGGGCCGGTGCTCCCCGACATCGCATCGGACCTGGACCTGTCGCCCACCGAGCAGGGCATCCTGACGGCGGTGCCGCTGGCGATGTTCGCGCTCTGCTCGCCGCTCGTCCATCCGGTCGCGGCCCGGTTCGGGCGCGAGCGCACCTTGTTGGGGACGCTCCTACTACTGGGTGTCGGGGTAGTGCTGCGTTCGGTGCCGCTGTGGGGCGATGTGCCCCTGTGGGCCGGCACGGCAGCCATCGGTGTCGCTGTGGCTGCCGCCAACGTCCTGCTGCCCGTGCTGGTCCGCGGTGGCTTCGACGAGCGTGGCGCAGTGGTGAGTGGCCAGTACGTGGCCGTCCAGATCGTGGTGGCGGCTACCGCATCGATGCTCGTCGTGCCGCTCATGGTCATGACGGGGTCGTGGCGGCTGGCCGTGGCGGTGTGGGGTGTGCTCGTGCTGGCGGCGCTCTGTGCCTGGCGTCCGCGGCTGATCCGACCGACCGGGTTCGGGGCGGACGGCGAGTGGCTGCCTGAGCCTTCGGTTCGCGTGTGGCGCTCACCGCTGGCCTGGCAGGTGGCCGGGTACTTCGGCCTTCAGTCGGCCTGCTTCTACGTCCTGATGTACTGGCTGCCGAGCGTGGAGCAGGACATGGGTGTCGGCGCGGCGACTGCGGGAGCCCATCTGGCGGTGCTGCTGGTGACCGGTGTCGCCGCGACACTCGTGGTGCCGCCGTTGCTCGCCAACCGACGGGATCATCGACTCGTCGCGGCCGCAGCACCCGTCATCCTGCTCGTTGCGATCTCGGGCCTGGCGGTGGCGCCGAGTCTCGCGGTCGTCTGGGCGGGGATCGCCGGGTTCGCGCTGAGCGCTTCGCTGGTGATCTCTCTCGCCCTGATCAACGACAGGACCAGCCGGTCGCACGTCACCAGCAGACTGTCGTCGATGGTCCAGGGAACGGCTTACACCGGAGTGGTCCTCCTCCTGATCGCCGCCGGCCTCGTGCGAGAGTTCGTCGGGCCCGGCTCTCACGTGCTCGGCCTGGTGGCCCTCGCCTCCGTGGCGACGATCCTCCTCGCGCCGTGGGTGGGGCGCGACCGCACCCTCGACGCGGCCGTCACCCGTTCATGA